Genomic DNA from Leisingera sp. S132:
AGTTGGGCAATCGCATTCAAGGCAGAAATCCGGAACGATTGATAGCCATCCTCGGTGGTCAGCACGTCGCCCAGTTTGCCGGTGTATTTCATGTCGCCGTCAATCCACGGCAGTTGGCCCGATGTGTAGATGATCCCGTTGGCTTCGACCCAGGGCTCATAATCTCCGACTGCAGACGGAACAGTCGGCAGTTCCAAGCCAAGCGCTTCCAAACGCTGCTCTGGGGTAAGTAATTCATCAAGCATAGCTTCCTCCCTTTTTTTATTTCAT
This window encodes:
- a CDS encoding RidA family protein; its protein translation is MLDELLTPEQRLEALGLELPTVPSAVGDYEPWVEANGIIYTSGQLPWIDGDMKYTGKLGDVLTTEDGYQSFRISALNAIAQLKSAVGELSRIKRVIRLEGSVQATPDFTEQPQALNGASHLINEVFGGRGRHSRMIFTDPGMCLDCTTLVVLWAQVEQ